ACGTGATGATCGACGAATATCTGGTGGGTGATGCCCAGCGCATTTCGCCCGAAGCCCCCGTACCCGTCATCTGCGTGGCCGAGGACCGGCACCTGGTGGGCGGCGCGGGCAACGTGGCCAAGAACATCCGCAGTCTGGGCGGTGTGCCGCGTCTGGTCAGCGTGTGCGGCAACGGGCCGCGTTCCGCGTTGTTGCGCCGCGTGCTGCGTGACGAGGGCGTGGACGCCGAGTTCGTGGAAATTCCCGGGCGGCCCACTACCCTGAAGACCCGCGTCATCGCCCGCCAGCAGCAGATGCTGCGCATCGACCGCGAGGAAACCAGTCCCATAGGCGGACAGCACCTTGCCGAGCTGCTGCGGCTGGTGGATGCGGCCAGCGCCGACTGCGATGTCGTGATCGTGTCCGATTACGGCAAGGGTGTGGTTACCGGCGAATTCATGGACGGACTGGAAGAGCTGTGGAAGAAGCGCGGCACACGTCCCGCCGTGCTGGTGGACCCCAAGACGCCCAACTTTCATCTGTACCGCAACGTGTTCCTGCCAACGCCCAATGCCAAGGAAACCAGCGAAGGGGCCCATTTGCCCACGGGCACGCGCGAGGAAATCCTGGCGGCAGGGCGGGCGATCTTCGGCACGCTGCATTGCCAGCACCTGCTGACCACCCTTGGTCCCAAAGGGATGGCCTTGTTCGAGGCGGCAGACAAGGTGTGGCACATTCCTACCACCGCGCGCGGTGTGTTCGACGTGACCGGCGCCGGGGATACGGTCATTGCCACCGTGGCGCTGGCCCTTGCCGCCGGGGTAGGGTTGCTGGAAAGCTGCATTCTTTCCAACTATGCTGCGGGCATCGTGGTGGGGCAGGTGGGGGCGGCGTCCGTGCTGCCTGCTGAACTGTGCGAGGCAATCGCCACGTTGCCGGTACCCCACGTGGACCGCTGGGCCTGACCGTTCCGGACGTTCGGTTTTTTTCAGGGTTCCCGCAAGGGAACCCTGCTTGTTTTGGTGACAATGTGCGATTTCACGTGAAACACGAAGCGTAAACGAAGGACGTAGTGTAATACGATTCGTTGGCGTTGCGTGGGCGGCGAGACCGTATGGCGGAGCACGTCGCGACGGGCTGTACGTTAGGCCACGCCGGGCATTGCCGACGGCGCGGCAGAGGGGTATGCGCAGAAAGACGCGGGCGCCGCACTGCGGACGCCCTGGAACCGGCCCTGCCCCGTCTTTTGCCAAGAGCGCGCGCAGCGCGCCCGCCAACCACGCGCAGGAGGTCGCATGGACGCCATAACGCTCATTGCCGAGCGGCGCATAGCCGAGGCGCAGGAACAGGGCGCGTTCGACAACCTGCCGGGCGTGGGGCGTCCCTTGGAACTGGAGGACGACGCCATGGTGCCCGAAGACCTGCGCATGGCGTACAAGGTGCTGCGCAACGCAGGGTATCTGCCGCCGCAACTGGACACGGCCCGCGAGATACAGACGGTGATGGACCTG
This portion of the Nitratidesulfovibrio sp. genome encodes:
- a CDS encoding bifunctional ADP-heptose synthase, with amino-acid sequence MVSYSIDGVALHALVARLAGARVCVVGDVMIDEYLVGDAQRISPEAPVPVICVAEDRHLVGGAGNVAKNIRSLGGVPRLVSVCGNGPRSALLRRVLRDEGVDAEFVEIPGRPTTLKTRVIARQQQMLRIDREETSPIGGQHLAELLRLVDAASADCDVVIVSDYGKGVVTGEFMDGLEELWKKRGTRPAVLVDPKTPNFHLYRNVFLPTPNAKETSEGAHLPTGTREEILAAGRAIFGTLHCQHLLTTLGPKGMALFEAADKVWHIPTTARGVFDVTGAGDTVIATVALALAAGVGLLESCILSNYAAGIVVGQVGAASVLPAELCEAIATLPVPHVDRWA
- a CDS encoding DnaJ family domain-containing protein, which encodes MDAITLIAERRIAEAQEQGAFDNLPGVGRPLELEDDAMVPEDLRMAYKVLRNAGYLPPQLDTAREIQTVMDLLEHCADEREKYRQMQKLNLLLRKVGASRNRPLNFEEYEAYYRSMVSRMRVAGQAADRSGGEV